ATTAACCTGAGCGCGGTCTTGCTCTCACTTTGGGGGAAAACCAGGTGTGATTGGGGCACTTTGTGAGGAGTGACTGATGCACGGTCCTGCCCCCGCGTCGGGGGAAAGCCCTGACTCCCCTCCAAACGCGGGGTGAtggcaggagctctgcaggcacaAGAGGTGTCCCCGCCGGGGGCTGTCGGGGCGCGGGGGTACCCGGCAACACTGGGGTGCGGCTAGCACCTGAACCGGCAACGTCCCGGGGTTAGGACAGCCCAAAGCGGAGCGGAGCATCCCACCGCACCCGCGGGGATGGGATTCACAGACGGTGCCGGTACCACCGAGGGTCCTGCCGAGGGGACGCGCTGCCTCAGGGGTGTCACAgggcgggacggggcggggcgtgccgcgcccccgcccccgcGGCGGCTCGGGGCCGCCCACTGGGGCGGGCACCGCCCCCCGCTCACCTGTGTGAGGGGAGCGGCGCGGGGAGGCGGCGCCCCGGCTCCGCCGCCGCTCGGGCGGGACCCCCGGTGCCTTCAGCGTCCCTCGTCCAGCCCGGCCGAGCCCCCGCCGCCCTCAcgggccgcgccgcgcccggCACCATTTGAACGGCGCGAGGCGCCCGCCTCACTCCTATTGGCCGCGCTGCCCGCCCGTCAAGCCGCCCTCCGCCTTTCCATTGGTAGAGCTGGCCCCGGGGGGCGGGGCTCGCGGGCCGGCGCAGCGGTATAAAAggcgggggccgggcgggcgggcgtTCAGTGTCTCTGCGCGACAGGTACGGGCGGgcgctgggggggggggggccgcgCGCGGGtgggcggggcgggcgggagcgcgcggaggggcgggcggggggcggggccgcgcgggaggggcggggcgggggcgcgcgCGGCGCTGGTGGCGCTGCCCGCCCGCGCCGTCCGTGCTcggagcgcggcggcggcggcagcagcgggaGCCCCCGGCGATGCCCGCGCTGCTCCCGCCGCTGGCCGCCCCCTGAAGACACCCCTCTCTATTTGCCCCCCTTCTCCAGCGACCTCAGgctcttttccccccttttccccttccccccttcccctttattccctcccccccccgccTCTTTATCCTCCTTCCTTACGACCCTCCGCACCCGCCCGGCTGCCGTGTGGATGCGGGCCGGGGTGCCTGGCTGCGCGGGCGGCGAGAGCCGATGCTGAGGGGCCGGAGGAGGATGGAGTGCACCCTCGATGCGCAGAGTTTGATCAGTATTTCCCTGCGGAAGATCCACAGCTCCCGCACGCAGCGAGGCGGCATCAAGCTCCACAAGAACCTGCTCGTCTCCTATGTGCTCCGCAACGCCCGGCAGCTCTACCTGAGCGAGCGCTACGCCGAGCTCTACCGCCGCCAGCAGCACTACCCCGACGGCGCCCCGCTCCTCGCCATGCCCGCctgcccgccgcccgccgccgccgccccgccggagCTGGCGGCGCTCCCGCTGCCCGCCGACACGCAGGACCGCGAGGCGCGGAGCTgcggggctgcgcggggcggtgcggagctgctggaggtgccGGTGTGCGCGGTGCCCCCGGAGATGCAGCGAGCGCCCTGCAGAGACTCGTCCCCGGGCTTCTACCGGGCCGCCGGCAGCGCCGGTCCCGGTGGCGgaggcggcgcggccccggggctgctctACGCCGCCGGCTGTGACTtcgggagcggcggggccccGCACTGTAGCAGCCGCACCACGGTGCTGGATTTGGACACTCACGTCGTGACCACGGTGGAGAACGGGTACTTGCACCAGGACTGCTGCTCGCagtgcccctgctgctgccagccggCACCGGGGCTCGCctccccgccgcccgcgcccggcACCAAGCGCAAGTATTAcccggggcaggaggaggaagaggagggggtgGAGGAAGGGGAGCCGGGGGGAGGCGGGGTGGCGGGCGGCCCCCCCTTCGCCCCGTGCACCAAACGCGCCCGCTTCGAGGAGTACAGCGCCGAGCACCCCCAGGACTCTTCCAACATCTCCAACTTGATCTCCATCTTCGGCTCCGGTTTCACGGGGCTGGTGAGCCGGCAGCAGGCGGACTCGGAGCAGCCCCTCAACGGGCAGCTGTGCAGCAAGCAGGCGCTGGCGAGCCTGGGAGCCTGGACTCGGGCCATCGTCGCGTTTTAGAGAGAAGTGGGGGAGCAGACGGGGTGTGGGGGGGCTGTTGACAAAACGGGGGTGCGATCCGAGGGACGGCGGCTCCGGAGGGGGGACCCTGAAAcaaaggcagggaggggggtTGGGgcgaggggaggggggggtgcCGAGGGGTGCGCAGGGGAGGCGGGGGGGCTGAGCCGCGCTAGTATTTTATAAATTgtacaataaagaaaaaaaaaatctgagatcTTGGGACTTTATTTTTGCAGagatgagagggaaaaaaaaaaaaacaaaaacaagcaaacaaacgaaaacaaaacaaacaacaacaaaaaaaaaaaaaaaaaaaaacaacgagGCACCTATTTAAATAATCCTCTTTGTGTCCGCTCGGGCTCTCTTCGCGGCGGGCTTCCTGGGGCCGGTGCTGGCGGCCGGTAGCGCCACGTGAGAGCCGGCACCGGCCCCGGGACCCCGCGGCGGgagcgcccccggccccgctccccgccccgggCCGCCCCGCGGGTCCCACCGCCCCCGGCTCGGTGTGTTTCAGGGTGCGGACAGGGGAAAGCCGCTGCTGCCCCGTGGCTTTTGTGCGtttctttatatatttaaaagaacaaaaaaaaggcagaaatgaaaacacttcAACTTTCCACCCAGAAGAAACGTGTGCGATGTGACTTCTTCCCACCGCTTGTGCCAGGGGAGCGCTGGAGGGTTCTGAGAGCTGAATGTGGGAAGGGGAAAACCAGGATCCGGGGGTCCCTCCGGGCTGCGCCTCGCCACGCCGGGGAGGGGGCGAGCCACCCCCGGCAGCCCGGAGCCTCCGCCTCGGCGTGTGCTTGTGATGCCGCAGGTACCCGTGTAACACGACTCACGTCTCCAATGTGTGTGTCGGGTCTgacccctttttatttttcttttctccccttttttttttttttcttaagtttaaCTGTTCTGGTTTCAGCCTTCCCAATCGTAAAACCAGCAGTGTTTGGTCTTGTGAAGAGATTTGTCTCCTGTAGagtctcttgattttttttttttttacattatttttttaaagaaaaaccttttgTTGTAAAAAGGTGGGTTTTCTGGTCGTCGTCCCCTCCTCTTTCTTTTGCCCACTCCCAACTTCACGGTATCAGCACTGTGTGTAACTGAGGATGCTTTGCCAAACGGTCTGTTGgggtcttcttttttttctgctcctttttctttgtttgtaaGCCTGTATTTTTGTGCATATGGAATTGTATATCACCGGGTAAAACTGTTCAGATTTGTTTAAATTTATAATCTTAATAAAAAGTCGATTATAAAGTTGCTGtgcccttcctttccttcacccCGCAGCCCGCTGAAGCCCCTCTCCTGAGCCACTGCTTCCCCTCTGCACCAGGGAGCCTTTACCGAAACTCCGACTCCGCCCGCCCCCTCTCTCGCCGTGTACCCCCCGGCCTCGGAAAAACCCCTTTGTCTCCTCCCCAACACCATCCAGATTCACCCtctccccacacacacacacccgcAGCCCCCCCGGCTGCCAGGATGCAACAAAAGCCCCCCCTTAGGTCTGGCTGTGCCGCGCAAAGCGAGTCCCAGGTGGGGAAGGGACCGGTGGGGAAGGGGCCGGAGCCGGGGTCCCCTCCCCGCGCCCCGCGGCggagggagcagccaggacCCCCCGGCCCTGCCTCGACCCGCACCTGGGCAGCGCCGCCTCCTCCGCGCCCCCCGACGCGCTCGGGAAGTTTTTTTAAGTTGGAGTTTGTTATCCCCGCGCGGGGCCGCTGGGTGGTGCGGGcgggttttccttttttccccctttttgtgcatgtgtttttctcctcccCTCGTTTACCCCACAGGAACGAGCCGGGGCCGCTCCGCACCCCTTCAACACCCCCCGGCCACCTCAGGAGGggagaattattattttttttaactctgtgcACAACGCGCAGTTCCTAGCATGCAGCGCAAATCCCGCAGATGAAGCCGTCCCTCTGCCCCCGCACCCCCAGCATCCCCGGGACCTCCCCACATCAACACATGGACAAAAccccccttcccagccccgCGCATCACCGTGGGAGCgcagccttcccttctcccgGGGCCGAGAGACCGACACCATGGGATTGCGGGGCGCGGAAGGGTTGCGGGGGGGGGTCGCGGCCGCGGAGGAGCCGGAGCGCGGAGCCCCCGGCCCGGCTGCGcccccgctccgcgccccgcgcccgctccgcgcccgcaGCGCCCCCTGGCGCCCGCCGCGGGACCTGCAGCGCCgcgcggggctgggggagcggggagagagggagagagggagagagagagagagggagagagggagagagggagagagggagagagggggagagggagggagagagggagagagagagggagagagagagggagagagggggcGGCCGCGACCCCCCCCCCTGTGCCgagaggaaggggcaggggcGGCCGCGTTGTCCCCAAGCGCCGGGGCTGCTGCCCCCGGgcagccctgtcctgctcaGGACGCCGCAGGGCTGAGCGCCGCTCCCCTCCCATGCTGATCCTCCAAACAGcctcccctcaaaaaaaaattccagttgaAAATATAAGCCCTGTAACCCCCTGCCCAGGCGCAGAGGCACTGCGGGAGCACTGCTGAACGCACCAGCGCTCGCTCTGTGAAACTAGAGCTGGATGCTTTGACCAGAGAGAATTCACCCACGGGGCCATGGAGAAGTCCCCTCCCGGCCCCTCGGACCGGGACCCTGGGGGCCTCCCCCGGCCCCATCCCACTTCCTTGCCCCGGGAGTCGAGGCTCCCCGGCACGGAGGCGGCTGGAGACGGGCCCTGGCAGTGGGATTAGAAGTAGCAGCTCCTGCACCCAtagccctggctgctgcacacAGTATTTGGGGGAAGTTTTAAAACCCAGGTTCCTCTGCGGACGCCCACAGGTCAGCATGGCCGGCTGCTGAATCTTAAACCCAAACGCTTTTCCtacagcccctgctccaggcagcccagccagccaggGTCAGAGCTCGCTTTAGTCCAACAgccacatacacacacactcatCACCCTCCCAAACCGCTCCCCATCTCCCAGACCTCGGGGTTTCCAGTGATAAAGGGGCCATCAGCAGGACAAGCACCCGTTCCTGCAGGGTCCATCACCCCAGGCGCACCTATCCTTCCAAATCTCCCCTCTCCCGGGGGGAGCCAGCTCTCGCCCGCCTTCACAGTGGAAGTTTCTGGGGCTTCAGTCAAGGTTTCAAAGGCTGGAATTGGCAAAGACGCCTCCGCATCGCCGGTACACACACGGGGAGGGGGAGTCGGGGTGCATATGCCACAGGGACACTCAAAAATCCCTGTCACTGAGGAACGAGGAGATCCCACAGCTCCGCGGAGCCGCGAAGACTCACACGCTCTCGGTGGcgcagttatttatttattttaaacgCTGGTAcatgacatttttcttcttacGAAGGCGGCAGCAGCAGAAAGCCCATCACAGCCTCTCCTGAAAGCAGAGCCTGGAAACCAGAGTCTCATCTGCATATTCATAAGTACCTGATAAATTAATCATGATGGCAGAAGCATTCAGGCTAGAAGGGAGGTGACAGGGGAAGGTTGCACCCCCCAACACAAGCCCATCCTCACTCTCGCACACGCTCCTCGTCTTCCAGGCACAAAATGTTTTGATCCCTTCACAAGTCGGCGGAACCCCCTGGGTGCTGCGGGGAAGGGGGCTGTGCCCCCCCAGCACGCGGTAGGCACCCACCACCTCGCCCCCCACCCCTCTGGTCCCCGGCTCCGGTGAGAGATGCAGAGCAGatgggctggagcagggtggAGGACCCAAAATCTGGGGGAGCTCAGCTGCCACCGCTGcacccccccagcccagccgTGAGCTCTGCTCCCGTGTCACCGCCTGTCCCCAGCGTGGTCCAACGTGCCCCAGCACCGCCTGACCTTTAGCTGATGCTGAGGAGTTTGACCCTAAAAATCCTTCCATGTCTCCCCTTAGTGCTCTCCCGGCTGGAGGTGAGCGGGCGTCGCCAGCATTTTGTGCCCGGCAGCCCTGGAGCGGGAATGAGGCACAGAGGGCTCCTCTGGAAGGGACAGGTGGAGTGTGGCTGGCACAGAACCGCAGGAGGTGGGAGATGGGGAGAGTGAGGGGAGCCAGGGCAGTCCTGCAGCGTGCCAAGGCAGAGGGAGCCGGCTCTGTGCACACACCGCTCTCTCTGCCAGCTGCGAGACACATGTGGCTTTCCCTTCCCAGTGCAAAATGCTCTCCACAATCAGATCCGCTGCTTGTGGTGTCCTCAGTGTCACCACACTGAACCCCCTTGTCTGGGGAGTCACCCTGCCCGGAGCAGAGACGCTGCCTCCGGTAACAGAGGCAGAAATTCAACCcgaggctggagcagagcccgagcCCAGCCCGCTTTTCCCGCGAGCCGCCCTCAGCAGAGCGGGCAGGAAGGGCAGAAGGCACCTGGGCGCTGCCTGTAGAACCCAGGAGAGTCCGGATCTCGCTTCATTTCCCTGACCCAGAGGCAATTGCAGAGGTGGCTGCAGGGCCGGGCTCACCAAGAGCAGAAGGTCAGCACAAACCCAGCACCCACCGGTCACAGGGCTCTGCCCTGCACCCCCAACACCCCACTGGTGCTTGGAGGGCTCAGATCTGGCATTAGGGAGTCACAGATCAAGCCCAGTGTCAAAGCCAGCAGTTCAGCAAAGTCCTCATGCCACTGAAGCAGCTCAGCCCAGATGTCACTGCACATCCAGCAGTTCCGTCCACACCAGGAGGGACCAGGATGCACAGTGATGGAGAACTGACCTCCCcatctgccagcccagctcacccccagctcccccaggggGAGGCTGGGCATCACCTGAGGAAAACCCACCCTCACACCATGAGCCAAGCACTAATTCCCAGGTGCTGacccacagctggagcagctccatgtcctccTAAACCACAAGTGCCAAGAACAAGCCCATATCCACGCCCAGCAGCCCATCCTCAGGAGAGCAACCTTGTGCTCCGCAGAACCCAGGCAGGATCTATCTGTCCTTCCTTCCATCTGTTGATTTTGAGTCAGATCCCTCCCATCTCATCTCCCCAGCTTAAACATGAATGAGCAGAAGAATATTTTGGGATTTGCACATGTTAGCAGATGTTTGCAGGAGTCCCCTGCAGAGAGAGCAGTAGGAGAGCAATGGGGGACCCACAACGTGGTGGAGAGGCTGCCATTAGTGGTCTGTTTAATATGTTGGGTTTGGTCTGGGCCTGGGTAATTAGCACCTGAGCAGTAATTATTCACATTTGGCCTTTCTATATCCTGCTTATAGATTTGATGATTAATGTTGCTCATTGAGTTAAGCCTGTCCTGGATTTACCAGCGCACGGTGGGAAAGTTAGGAGGAGGCTGTTGTGTGGCAGAAGCTGCTGTCCTCACACAGAACAGCAAAAACAGCACAATAGAAAAATTAGAGTAAAAAGCACTTttcacagaagcagcagcctctAAGCACAGAGCAGCCATCTCAGCAACACTCTGCCACCACCATCGACGCACGAGGAGCTCGGTTGTACAGCAGGAGAAGCAAAACACCTCCCTCAGCATTCAAAAGACACTGATGCCAAATGATTTAGAGGTTTACTGGCACCCCACAGACACAAGttgggcagagctctgcagcaaagCTGGGGTGCACAGACCCCCCTCAGCCACCTTTCCATCAGGGAAACACAACGAGGggtctgcagagaaggacctgcTGCCCCCACAagctgggaaatggggaaaaccaGCTGCTAACTTCTCCACATTGGGACTTACACAGCTCAGCCAAGCAAAATCCATAAGCCAGTGGTGGGCTCAACTGCTCTCCTAAGCACTGGCTCCTCTGGTGTCACTGCTGGTCCTGGGGGAGGGGGCCGTGCTGCCAGTGATGGTCCTGGTCAcctgcagagggacctggggCTGCTTGGCTGACCCAGACTCCTGGAGGCTGAGggcttctccagctgctcctcagggcaAAGACgtctccagcagagctgctctctgggATTTCCAcgccaggcaggcaggagcttCATCCAAGATCTCAGCCAATGCCAAACAGCACATGGAGGTCAGCATGGAGCAAAGGAGAGGGCCAAACCCAGAGGCaaagcccaggcagagctgctctggctccttTTCCTCAGGGAAAACACTGACTGACTCCACATCTTATAGAtaaaggagcacagagaggagaAGCCCTCAGCAAAGCCTGCTCTTATCCTCACTCCTCACCCCATGactgctccagctgagcagaATCACCTGTCCCACACCTGTGGGGAATGAGACAGAGCATAACCCCATCTGTGCTTCTgcccagaggaaggaaaagggttTTCCCAGGGAAACCCCCACATCCATGGTGCTGCTGTGGACCATTCCTGCTCCCTGCaatcctcctccttttcctagGACTGAAGCTGCCCCTTTTTGTTGCCTGGCTGGCAGGTCCCCCACAGGGCTGGATCCATGTGTTTTCCCCCCCATACCTGTTGTCCCAAACTCATGAGGACTCCTGTGTGCCAGAGCACAGCCTCTGCACCGTGCCCCTGCTCCCACCTTTTCCATGTGGGAAGCTCCAGCAGCCACTTCATGGCCCCACTGGGCTCAGCCCCAACAGACAGGAGCAGCTTTGGGGCAACCCCCCCCACCTCGGGTCCCTGATTATTTCCACACTTCCATTCTGGGAGCTCAATTTCTAATAAAGAACCCCCAAAACAGtgctttctccctcttttcctcaCCAAAACGAGACTTTTGCATTGAAATGTgtgaagctgcattttttttttccttccctttttccccagGTTTTGCAACATGAAAGTGGATGTTGATGTGAATGGAATTTTGAAATTGGAGACTGGGAAGTTCTGTGCTGGGAGGTGACTGTTTGCTCACAAAATCACCCTTTTTCAAGCTCCCCGATGAAATTCTGCACAATTATTTTTGTCTCCTCCTCGCCCAGCCAGCCCGGTGCCCTGCGCTGctcctgcttttgtttctcttcttctccctgGTGAGGATGAACAAAACACCAACCATTGCCCATgcccactcctcctcctcctcctcctccttctcctcctctcacGGCTGCCAGCGCAGCCCGGTGCTGCCCGCCTGGCAGGGAGCGCTCAGGATTCGGAGATATTCCCGTGAATTCCTCCCCAGCAGAGAGCCGGGGCTGCTCGGGTGCGCAGCTCAGGGAAGGGCATTCCAGCAACTCACccttctgtttgctttggtgCTGGAGAGCAAACACCAGCTCAAAATACGTGTGAAGGGACAGGCTTCACCCTCACCAGCCCCGTGCTGGTGTGAGGCAAgggaaagctctgcagacagctTCCAGCAGGACTCGGGTTGGGATGGGGGATGACCCTGCACAGGGATAGAGCAGCACCCAGGGTGTCTGGGGAACGCTCAGAGCCAGGGGAGAACCCCCATATCCAGGCTCTGTGTCTGCTCTCTTCCATCACCCATCTCCCCCCAGCTTATTGTCCCCACAGCACCATGAGCATCCTGGCTCTTCCACTCCCACAAGCACCAGAAGGCAAGGACAGGGCTGAGAAGCCCCAGGAGCCAGCACATGGAAACCCCAGGCTCCGTGGCGCTGTGCCCTCGGCTGGGTCACACAGCAGATGAGGGGGAGGACTGAGCCTCCAGTTTCTCCCCCTGGAGTTACCACTGGATTAACTCGGGTTGTTTCAGGAGCACTTACATCCAGAGCTCCTTCAGCTCAGCCCATTGGTGCCTGCAGGGTCAGGCAGTGCCTCTGGCTTATTCCCGGGCTGGGGATCTGTTGACTCGGGAAAATCCTCAGGTTTTGGAGCACATCTATTAAGACAAGCAGCGCTGTGGCCATCCAGGCTCTGTCCCTTTCTGTCCTCCAACCAAGGAGACCTC
The genomic region above belongs to Vidua macroura isolate BioBank_ID:100142 chromosome 21, ASM2450914v1, whole genome shotgun sequence and contains:
- the IER5L gene encoding immediate early response gene 5-like protein, with translation MLRGRRRMECTLDAQSLISISLRKIHSSRTQRGGIKLHKNLLVSYVLRNARQLYLSERYAELYRRQQHYPDGAPLLAMPACPPPAAAAPPELAALPLPADTQDREARSCGAARGGAELLEVPVCAVPPEMQRAPCRDSSPGFYRAAGSAGPGGGGGAAPGLLYAAGCDFGSGGAPHCSSRTTVLDLDTHVVTTVENGYLHQDCCSQCPCCCQPAPGLASPPPAPGTKRKYYPGQEEEEEGVEEGEPGGGGVAGGPPFAPCTKRARFEEYSAEHPQDSSNISNLISIFGSGFTGLVSRQQADSEQPLNGQLCSKQALASLGAWTRAIVAF